In the Solibacillus sp. FSL K6-1523 genome, one interval contains:
- a CDS encoding MDR family MFS transporter has protein sequence MQQTITNSKRTLIVAIVLSAAFVSILNQTLLMIAMPPIMADFQIDASAAQWLTTIYLLTNGILIPITAYLIGRFSNRALLLTALSLFTVGTLIGAFAPNYPVLLGARVIQAAGAGIIMPLMQTIILTLYPKEQRGSVMGIAGLVTGFAPAVGPTLAGWLLTYFTWRHLFYTVLPVALVVILLVFVFMKNVTPKQERQFDMLSIVYSTFGWGGLLYGFSMVGSVGFTSWYVLISLAVGIVALFMFIRRQFKLPTPILEFRVFQSKVFTISTLLSVLVYALMIGTQILLTFYVQNVRELSALQTGIILLPGALLMGFMSPVTGKIFDKFGGRGLALYGFTSITFALAVYMFLSVTTPIWIIAILFAFISLGIAMIMMPLTTAGMNALPGHLMPHGTAVNSTLRMVGGAIVTALLVTAMSGTMSYLDDVSADAMLIGIRVAFVIATILSVLGLALSFMLKENKRNS, from the coding sequence ATGCAACAAACGATTACAAATTCAAAAAGGACACTCATTGTAGCGATTGTTTTATCGGCAGCATTTGTTTCGATTCTCAATCAAACATTACTCATGATTGCGATGCCGCCGATTATGGCTGATTTCCAAATCGACGCCAGTGCGGCACAATGGTTAACGACAATTTATTTATTAACGAACGGAATATTAATTCCCATTACAGCGTATTTAATTGGTCGATTTTCAAATAGGGCATTGTTATTGACCGCGTTAAGTTTGTTTACAGTTGGTACATTAATCGGAGCATTTGCACCAAATTATCCGGTTTTACTCGGGGCACGGGTTATCCAGGCAGCTGGAGCAGGTATTATTATGCCGTTAATGCAAACGATTATATTAACGCTTTATCCGAAAGAACAGCGCGGTTCAGTAATGGGGATTGCAGGGCTCGTAACAGGCTTTGCACCAGCAGTTGGACCAACTTTAGCAGGCTGGTTGCTCACATACTTTACATGGCGCCATTTATTTTACACGGTGTTGCCTGTAGCACTTGTCGTGATACTACTTGTCTTCGTATTTATGAAAAACGTTACACCAAAACAAGAGAGACAATTTGATATGCTTTCAATTGTTTATTCCACATTTGGTTGGGGCGGTTTATTATACGGATTTAGTATGGTTGGCTCAGTTGGATTTACGTCTTGGTATGTTCTTATATCGTTAGCAGTTGGTATTGTCGCACTGTTTATGTTCATACGTCGTCAATTTAAGTTACCAACGCCAATTTTAGAGTTTCGTGTGTTCCAATCTAAAGTATTCACAATTTCAACATTGTTATCTGTTTTAGTGTATGCCCTTATGATTGGTACTCAAATTTTATTAACGTTTTATGTGCAAAATGTTCGAGAGCTTTCAGCGTTACAAACTGGAATTATCCTATTACCTGGTGCCTTACTAATGGGCTTCATGTCACCAGTAACCGGGAAGATTTTCGATAAATTTGGTGGACGAGGATTAGCTTTATACGGGTTTACATCGATTACATTCGCATTAGCGGTTTATATGTTCTTGTCTGTAACGACTCCTATTTGGATTATTGCGATACTATTTGCATTCATTTCATTGGGAATTGCAATGATCATGATGCCTCTAACAACTGCTGGAATGAATGCGTTACCAGGACATTTAATGCCTCATGGTACTGCTGTTAACAGTACATTACGTATGGTCGGCGGTGCCATTGTCACAGCGTTACTCGTTACAGCGATGTCAGGGACAATGAGTTATTTAGATGACGTATCAGCGGATGCGATGCTTATTGGAATTCGCGTGGCCTTTGTCATTGCAACGATTTTAAGTGTTTTAGGATTAGCACTTTCATTCATGTTAAAGGAAAATAAGCGCAATTCATAA
- a CDS encoding nucleoside-diphosphate sugar epimerase — MLKIKKIEFIKVNYDESLTQNFFSVANITFSNYKPISGALLYWQKNTSDAPFTKDGDYKFFYDMAKVQFFASVKFPKDSKLTRDQRQELAYILLEERGAIGSYSFVTNRSKRPFPIKQSFQNIKFPECFSLQDFNQIKQFQQFQNQDETLYANLAHYDRAFVESYMHWCQIVVTEHHSKLLDYLDYLPFSYICYANPFLSEQFLIDFIEQVDFDALQYNKPVLARLTASFKAHLVHSLKLQQKAINDEFKNQLEEFIESNVFFNLHDVVYLPEVDEIPEMELLFFEYDCGNDKWPGGEHLVKGIPSLYCQQYDRYGDKKLTNSDMDKNIAQYSAIQLQLFSGFAPLHWLSRYQSQLDWQAISQYNENLTADFLTAHLDHIDFQALGCNIYCILDEAFLSEHMNKFNHQQPVPLIICHLTEPFYLRHKDQIKVDLDTLYKYMDCIDYDEFERLESYF, encoded by the coding sequence ATGCTAAAAATAAAAAAAATTGAATTCATCAAAGTCAACTACGATGAATCACTTACTCAAAATTTCTTTTCTGTTGCGAATATTACATTTTCAAACTATAAACCCATCTCTGGTGCCCTACTCTATTGGCAAAAAAATACGTCCGATGCACCTTTTACAAAAGATGGAGACTATAAATTTTTTTATGATATGGCAAAAGTACAATTTTTTGCGTCCGTTAAGTTTCCAAAGGATTCAAAACTAACGCGTGATCAGCGCCAAGAGCTTGCTTATATCCTATTGGAAGAACGCGGTGCAATCGGTTCTTATAGTTTTGTGACAAATCGCTCAAAACGACCATTTCCAATCAAACAATCTTTTCAAAATATAAAATTTCCAGAATGTTTTAGTTTACAAGACTTCAATCAGATTAAACAGTTTCAACAATTTCAAAACCAAGATGAAACACTGTATGCAAATTTAGCGCATTATGACCGCGCTTTTGTAGAGTCCTATATGCATTGGTGCCAAATTGTCGTGACAGAGCACCATAGCAAACTACTAGATTATTTGGATTACTTACCATTTTCTTATATTTGCTATGCTAATCCATTTCTTTCAGAGCAATTTTTAATTGATTTTATCGAGCAGGTAGATTTTGATGCGTTACAATATAATAAACCCGTCCTAGCTCGCTTAACTGCGTCGTTTAAAGCCCATCTTGTTCATTCATTAAAACTACAACAAAAAGCAATAAACGATGAATTTAAAAACCAATTGGAAGAATTCATAGAAAGCAATGTTTTTTTCAACTTACATGATGTCGTTTACTTGCCAGAGGTAGACGAAATTCCCGAAATGGAGTTATTATTTTTTGAATATGATTGTGGAAACGACAAATGGCCAGGTGGGGAGCATTTAGTAAAGGGCATTCCTTCTTTATACTGCCAACAATATGATCGTTATGGAGATAAAAAATTAACAAATAGCGATATGGATAAAAATATAGCGCAATATAGTGCGATTCAATTGCAGCTTTTCAGCGGATTTGCTCCTTTGCACTGGCTGAGCCGTTATCAAAGTCAATTAGATTGGCAGGCGATTAGTCAGTACAACGAAAATTTAACTGCAGATTTTTTAACTGCCCATTTGGATCATATCGATTTCCAGGCACTTGGGTGTAATATTTATTGCATTCTAGATGAAGCTTTTTTATCTGAGCATATGAATAAGTTCAATCACCAGCAACCTGTTCCACTCATTATATGCCATTTGACAGAACCTTTTTACTTAAGACATAAAGACCAAATTAAAGTAGACTTAGATACTTTATATAAATATATGGATTGTATTGATTATGATGAGTTCGAACGATTAGAATCATATTTTTAA
- a CDS encoding TetR/AcrR family transcriptional regulator: protein MTNKTRERILHAASTLMEARGYNQVPVKEIAELAGVSEMTIFRHFETKIGILEALIQQQSYIPYFEQFFKSSITFDVKKDLIEIAHQYLLYMNKNKVIFLISIQERGNLPELSGLITEANTNQLQSLLAAYFDQLIEKGLLKPFQSESQAIIFLTTMFGYFATTVISTNHFLKNQQTMFINNYVETFLYGVTM, encoded by the coding sequence ATGACAAACAAAACACGTGAGCGCATATTACATGCTGCGAGTACATTGATGGAGGCAAGAGGATACAATCAAGTGCCTGTAAAAGAAATTGCGGAACTTGCTGGTGTTAGTGAAATGACGATATTCCGTCACTTTGAAACAAAGATTGGTATTTTGGAGGCGCTTATTCAGCAGCAATCGTATATACCGTATTTTGAACAGTTTTTTAAATCATCGATAACATTTGATGTGAAAAAGGACTTAATTGAAATTGCACATCAATATTTGCTGTACATGAACAAAAACAAAGTCATTTTTCTCATTAGTATTCAAGAGCGGGGAAATTTACCTGAACTGTCAGGTCTCATTACGGAAGCGAATACGAATCAGCTTCAATCATTACTCGCGGCATATTTTGATCAATTAATTGAAAAAGGTCTATTAAAACCGTTTCAATCTGAATCACAAGCCATTATTTTTTTAACAACAATGTTCGGTTATTTTGCAACAACTGTAATTTCAACGAATCATTTTTTAAAAAATCAACAAACTATGTTTATTAACAATTATGTAGAAACTTTTTTATATGGTGTTACAATGTAA
- a CDS encoding NAD-dependent epimerase/dehydratase family protein → MKVLITGGYGFIGSHVADRFYKEGYEVHIIDNLVTGKAENISFKHKFYHLSIEDPKCRKVFAAYHFDVVVHLAAQASVATSMQNPTFDAQSNIIGLVQMLKFATEYKVKKFIFASSAAVYGEQSKFPITEEMHTDPISPYGLSKLGGEKYCRNWAASQGLSSICFRFSNVYGPRQTHEGEGGVVSIFLNRILTNDKLHIHGNGNQTRDFIYVEDVAFAIYRASQSTLTGIYNLSTNTEASVKDLIQHFEKFHGAIETVQMASREGDIQRSVLNNARIIQDLDWVPMYSLEDGLQKTYEWGTTCKPLEQAVIKEKKVAPIWYSNIKPYIENFVLFFILSALVLSVDNPIFSVFQVGIFYIITVGAIYGNRQAFFAVSLSISLLLIDYFRQGRELVSLMYDTTFFFQIAIFLFIGLVVGYSVQRKNIKISEQQETLNELNTRYDFLENIHEELRGVKDELQLRVLNNEDSFGKIYSITKELNEIEPEKIFTRTIEVVQKTMRCENVSIYLLNEDQTYLRLVASSYLQDEKPQISSLKVADTHYIQQMINTQAIFSNRNLLANVPVMAAPIFHDNKIKAILTINELPFSSFSNYHENLFKVIAGLIETSLSRAFEYIHFTGDSRYIGQSFILQPDVFHEILSSKIHAKEKYNMPYELVKIQVDPSVSQQVAEKANQLLRETDYISYMGDALYILLSNTTQEDIPLITKRFSKVGIEAMVHNGVLV, encoded by the coding sequence ATGAAAGTACTAATAACGGGTGGCTATGGTTTTATCGGTTCACATGTGGCGGATCGATTTTATAAGGAAGGTTATGAGGTACATATTATCGATAACCTAGTAACAGGGAAAGCAGAAAACATTTCATTTAAGCATAAATTTTATCATCTCTCTATAGAAGACCCAAAATGTCGAAAAGTGTTTGCTGCGTATCACTTTGATGTTGTTGTTCATTTAGCTGCTCAAGCAAGTGTTGCGACATCGATGCAAAATCCAACCTTTGATGCACAGAGCAATATTATTGGACTTGTGCAAATGTTAAAATTTGCGACGGAATATAAGGTGAAGAAATTCATCTTTGCTTCCTCGGCGGCTGTGTATGGTGAACAATCTAAATTCCCTATAACAGAGGAAATGCATACGGACCCGATCTCGCCATATGGCTTAAGTAAGCTTGGTGGGGAAAAATATTGTAGAAATTGGGCAGCAAGTCAAGGATTATCGTCCATTTGTTTCCGTTTTTCGAATGTTTATGGACCGCGCCAAACGCATGAAGGAGAAGGTGGCGTCGTTTCCATATTCTTGAATCGTATTTTGACGAATGACAAGCTCCATATTCACGGAAACGGCAATCAAACGAGGGATTTTATTTATGTTGAAGATGTAGCTTTTGCGATTTACCGAGCTTCACAAAGTACGCTGACAGGTATTTATAACTTATCTACAAATACAGAAGCAAGTGTAAAAGATCTAATCCAGCATTTTGAAAAATTCCATGGCGCTATTGAGACGGTTCAAATGGCATCACGGGAGGGGGATATTCAGCGCTCTGTTTTAAATAATGCGCGCATCATTCAAGATTTGGACTGGGTACCGATGTATTCGCTGGAAGATGGCCTTCAAAAAACATACGAGTGGGGAACAACTTGTAAACCTTTGGAACAAGCGGTTATCAAAGAAAAGAAAGTTGCGCCAATTTGGTATTCAAATATCAAACCTTACATTGAAAATTTTGTGTTATTTTTCATTTTAAGTGCGCTTGTATTAAGTGTGGATAACCCTATTTTCTCAGTGTTTCAAGTGGGTATATTCTATATCATTACTGTCGGTGCGATTTATGGTAATAGACAAGCGTTCTTTGCAGTTAGTTTATCCATTAGTTTGCTGTTAATCGATTATTTCCGTCAAGGACGAGAACTTGTTTCGCTCATGTATGATACGACGTTCTTTTTCCAAATCGCAATCTTTTTATTTATTGGTTTAGTTGTGGGTTACTCCGTACAGCGAAAAAACATTAAAATATCGGAACAACAAGAAACGCTTAATGAACTTAATACCCGCTATGACTTTTTAGAAAACATTCATGAGGAACTGCGTGGTGTAAAAGATGAGTTACAATTGCGCGTACTAAATAACGAGGATAGTTTCGGGAAAATTTATTCGATTACAAAAGAACTGAATGAGATTGAGCCGGAAAAAATCTTTACGCGGACAATCGAAGTGGTACAAAAGACGATGCGTTGTGAAAATGTTTCAATCTATTTATTAAATGAGGATCAGACATACTTGCGACTCGTGGCAAGTTCTTACTTACAAGATGAAAAGCCACAAATAAGTTCCTTAAAAGTAGCGGATACACATTACATTCAACAAATGATTAATACGCAGGCGATTTTTTCTAATCGAAATTTACTTGCAAATGTACCGGTAATGGCCGCACCAATATTCCATGATAATAAAATAAAAGCGATACTCACAATTAATGAATTACCATTCTCTAGCTTTTCAAACTATCATGAAAATTTATTCAAAGTCATTGCAGGTCTAATCGAAACATCCTTAAGCCGCGCCTTTGAATATATTCATTTTACTGGGGATAGTCGTTATATTGGTCAATCCTTTATTTTACAACCAGATGTATTTCATGAAATCTTGAGCAGCAAAATTCACGCAAAAGAAAAATACAATATGCCATATGAGCTTGTAAAAATCCAAGTAGATCCAAGTGTTTCGCAGCAAGTAGCGGAAAAAGCGAACCAATTATTAAGGGAAACGGATTATATTAGCTATATGGGGGATGCACTTTATATTTTACTGTCAAATACAACGCAAGAAGATATTCCATTGATTACTAAGCGATTTAGCAAGGTTGGAATTGAAGCGATGGTCCATAATGGGGTGCTTGTATGA
- a CDS encoding right-handed parallel beta-helix repeat-containing protein produces MKNMLKVIAFCYTFTIPLFFIATETAQGAYYVAPNGSDASEGTIDSPWKTIQYAVNQAESGDVINVRAGIYKEMVVVSEKQAIDDQFITIQNYPYEKPIIDAEGLEISSQRAGFEIKNSEGIQIKGFEIRNVKTDSSKSYPAGIVVRKSNKNIEIVNNDIHHIANYANKGNAHGIIVYGDQPQPIEDIRILKNHLHDLTLGSSESLTLSGNIENFTIDGNRLSHNNNIGIDVAGRYGACKSDGCTDYARNGVVSNNIVTYISSGDNPAYEGDASAAGIYVDGAQNVVVKNNYVGNSDYGISISSEQEGFSAENITIKDNYIARNTKAGLVIGGSGIDNGGAENSSITNNLFSFNDQSNKGYREITIQQYTRGNEFSGNRYFVCGSKEYLNISKKITADNRFIDESVYPRIKCKK; encoded by the coding sequence ATGAAAAATATGTTAAAAGTTATTGCGTTTTGTTACACCTTTACAATTCCACTATTTTTTATAGCAACAGAAACAGCTCAGGGCGCCTATTATGTTGCCCCGAATGGAAGTGATGCATCAGAAGGCACGATTGATTCACCTTGGAAAACCATTCAATATGCTGTAAATCAGGCAGAATCGGGTGATGTTATCAATGTTCGAGCAGGGATTTATAAAGAAATGGTCGTTGTTTCAGAAAAACAGGCGATAGACGACCAATTCATTACGATTCAAAATTATCCGTATGAAAAACCAATTATTGATGCGGAAGGTTTAGAAATCTCATCGCAACGGGCAGGATTTGAAATTAAGAACTCTGAAGGGATTCAAATCAAAGGTTTTGAAATACGTAATGTGAAAACGGATTCCAGTAAGTCTTATCCTGCAGGTATAGTAGTGCGAAAAAGCAATAAAAATATCGAAATAGTAAACAATGACATCCATCATATTGCCAACTATGCAAATAAAGGGAATGCACATGGCATTATTGTATACGGTGATCAACCTCAGCCGATTGAGGATATCAGAATTTTGAAAAATCACTTGCATGATTTAACGCTCGGTAGTAGTGAATCCTTAACATTAAGTGGCAATATTGAAAATTTCACGATTGATGGAAATCGCCTTTCTCATAACAATAATATTGGCATTGATGTCGCAGGGCGGTACGGTGCTTGTAAAAGTGATGGATGCACGGATTATGCTCGAAATGGTGTTGTTTCAAATAACATCGTGACCTATATCTCCTCTGGGGACAACCCCGCCTATGAAGGAGATGCATCCGCTGCAGGTATATATGTCGATGGCGCACAAAACGTCGTCGTGAAAAACAATTATGTTGGCAATAGTGACTATGGAATTTCGATATCAAGTGAACAAGAAGGCTTTTCTGCTGAAAATATTACGATAAAGGATAACTATATTGCTAGAAATACAAAAGCAGGACTTGTCATAGGAGGATCGGGCATTGATAATGGTGGCGCCGAGAATAGCTCCATTACGAATAATTTGTTTTCGTTTAACGATCAATCTAATAAAGGGTATCGAGAAATTACGATACAGCAATATACACGTGGTAACGAATTTTCAGGTAATCGTTATTTTGTTTGTGGCTCAAAAGAATATCTCAATATTTCGAAAAAAATAACTGCGGATAATCGCTTCATAGATGAGTCCGTATATCCACGGATCAAGTGTAAAAAGTAA
- a CDS encoding rRNA methyltransferase, whose product MWKIVNHKLIQTTDESRARYKSRISAALIEQLKQLATEHNTHIGYLLENGYLNLLQSESISYNKKNRPKDRVEFRTTCDEQLLAHLKDFAKQQQLNLNDVIEESVKYIQFDEVKNASWRYRVEL is encoded by the coding sequence ATGTGGAAAATCGTCAATCATAAATTAATTCAAACGACCGACGAATCACGAGCACGTTATAAAAGTCGTATAAGCGCGGCGTTGATTGAACAATTGAAGCAATTAGCGACAGAGCATAATACGCATATCGGTTATTTACTCGAAAACGGGTATCTGAATCTATTGCAGAGCGAATCAATTTCTTATAATAAAAAAAACCGACCAAAAGATCGTGTAGAGTTCAGAACAACATGTGATGAACAATTGCTCGCACATTTAAAAGACTTTGCGAAGCAGCAACAATTGAATTTAAATGATGTCATTGAGGAAAGTGTCAAATATATTCAGTTCGATGAAGTGAAAAATGCAAGCTGGCGCTATCGGGTAGAACTGTAA